A window from Deltaproteobacteria bacterium encodes these proteins:
- a CDS encoding dCMP deaminase family protein — protein sequence MRGLLRDLGKKNSRPGWDEYFMGIAKVAALRSNCLKRKVAAVIVKDKRIIATGYNGTPRGVKNCSDGGCPRCNAFGASGADLGECLCSHAEENAIVQSAYHGVGIKEATLYTTFSPCLMCTKMILNSGIKEVVYNAAYPMSEVSLKLLAEAYIKVRLVRQA from the coding sequence ATGCGTGGACTCTTGCGCGACCTCGGAAAAAAAAACTCCCGGCCGGGCTGGGACGAGTACTTTATGGGAATCGCCAAGGTCGCGGCGCTCCGGAGCAACTGCCTCAAAAGAAAAGTCGCCGCGGTCATCGTAAAAGATAAGCGGATTATCGCCACCGGCTACAACGGCACGCCGCGCGGCGTGAAAAATTGCAGTGACGGCGGTTGTCCGCGGTGCAATGCTTTCGGGGCCTCCGGTGCTGATCTTGGCGAGTGTCTTTGCTCGCATGCGGAGGAAAATGCGATAGTCCAGTCGGCCTACCACGGTGTTGGCATCAAGGAGGCCACCCTCTACACCACCTTTTCCCCCTGCCTGATGTGCACGAAGATGATCTTGAACAGCGGCATCAAGGAAGTGGTCTACAATGCCGCCTATCCGATGAGCGAGGTCTCGCTCAAACTCCTG